The following are encoded together in the Triticum dicoccoides isolate Atlit2015 ecotype Zavitan chromosome 6B, WEW_v2.0, whole genome shotgun sequence genome:
- the LOC119325701 gene encoding uncharacterized protein LOC119325701 yields MKNKNSRRRRNPNAIQKAARKEASAGNGDRDRLSKLPNDLLLNILERVDTLDAIRIRACVLSKQMLKLPAMFSRFFISFDSIPAYHDKARLPSLSLSDVFRTNSAVAHVTDNILSTRSPVITISKLKIRFILMQQDSLTIDKSVACAMATNKVDAAEFEIVTEKPYKICSSADLLRYGKQFNDFVGACPDAFAGLRRLWLRNMRFGELDIPNILSTCKLVESLRLSHCDSGIHSVQQVEHAQLVELQVDNGKFERVELICLLKLQRVTYTNWSSYEDPIYFGFVPQL; encoded by the exons ATGAAGAACAAGAACAGTCGTCGCAGACGCAAT CCAAATGCAATTCAGAAAGCAGCTCGCAAGGAAGCTAGTGCTGGCAACGGAGACAGAGACAGGCTTAGCAAGCTGCCGAATGATCTTCTGCTCAACATTCTTGAGAGGGTGGACACGCTCGATGCAATAAGGATAAGGGCCTGCGTCCTGTCCAAGCAAATGCTGAAGCTCCCCGCCATGTTCTCGCGCTTCTTCATAAGTTTTGATTCCATTCCAGCTTACCATGATAAAGCTCGTCTTCCCAGCCTCAGCCTCAGTGACGTGTTCCGAACCAACAGTGCTGTGGCTCATGTCACGGATAACATCTTGAGCACAAGGAGCCCGGTGATCACCATCAGCAAACTCAAAATCAGATTCATCTTGATGCAACAGGACTCTCTCACCATTGACAAATCTGTGGCCTGCGCCATGGCAACCAACAAGGTTGACGCAGCTGAGTTTGAGATTGTAACGGAGAAGCCTTACAAGATATGCTCTTCTGCTGATCTCCTCCGCTATGGGAAGCAGTTCAATgattttgtcggtgcttgtccggaTGCATTTGCTGGCCTTAGGCGTCTGTGGCTGCGCAATATGAGGTTTGGTGAACTGGACATTCCCAACATCCTCAGCACTTGCAAGCTCGTGGAGTCTTTGCGTTTAAGCCATTGCGACTCGGGGATCCATTCTGTGCAGCAAGTAGAGCATGCCCAACTTGTTGAGCTCCAAGTTGACAATGGGAAATTTGAGAGAGTTGAGCTGATATGTCTACTGAAACTCCAACGGGTGACCTATACTAATTGGTCCTCTTATGAAGATCCCATATATTTTGGTTTTGTGCCACAGCTTTGA